One part of the Candidatus Neomarinimicrobiota bacterium genome encodes these proteins:
- a CDS encoding tetratricopeptide repeat protein, whose protein sequence is MRKTLPIMLTLLLLIAASCDRRSPDQLLEDAEVNLTQNKYDEAIQDLEGLIKKYPDHEKAAESAYRIAEIHMNKRQKIDDAVNAFIYTADKYPDTEFGPKARFMAGFLLANNTDRLDEARKVYEDFLKAYPDHELSMAVTFEIENLGKPLDNIPQLKPILNEKDAPQRAQNPDRK, encoded by the coding sequence ATGAGAAAAACACTACCCATCATGTTGACGCTGTTACTTTTGATTGCAGCCTCCTGTGACAGGCGCAGCCCGGATCAATTGCTTGAAGATGCAGAAGTTAACCTGACGCAAAATAAGTATGATGAAGCCATACAAGATCTTGAAGGGTTGATTAAAAAATATCCGGATCATGAAAAAGCAGCGGAAAGTGCTTACCGTATTGCGGAAATTCACATGAATAAACGACAGAAAATTGATGATGCCGTTAATGCTTTTATTTACACGGCTGACAAGTATCCCGATACGGAATTTGGTCCGAAAGCACGTTTTATGGCCGGTTTTCTTCTTGCCAATAATACAGACCGCCTGGATGAAGCGAGGAAGGTTTACGAAGATTTTCTGAAAGCCTATCCGGATCATGAGTTGAGTATGGCGGTAACGTTTGAGATTGAGAATTTAGGGAAGCCGTTGGATAACATTCCCCAGTTAAAGCCCATTCTCAATGAGAAAGATGCCCCTCAAAGAGCCCAAAATCCTGACAGGAAGTAA
- a CDS encoding BamA/TamA family outer membrane protein: protein MNRHYSVILVLLMCILPGSLYPSDFRYQDKPVARVEFSGHEFFSDRDLNRMISIQSDGLFRKRRLFNRRVLNRDLEEIQRNYIAEGFLQCRISDSLALTDRNQVNITIEIHEGPRFYVNTFEVRGNTLISDEEILSLMKIKPGDPFKPFEYQRGLQLIQDEYASRGRPFVAIEEQIREDVRMDISLLIDEDAVYSVDKIEITGNKSVLEKTIRKEILVEPGDIFDLEDIKKSRLHIFELGAFNSVNIIPVNRNPDSLTVGLRIRVSESLPRRWDANIGVRQGRIAELNQTYLFTQVDWLHKNLFHRARRIQAKGNFGIVWDQGNFFRKSTPSYGVDLSYTRPRILSMRFPTTVKVYYNKDVYSPFTRNIDENDELITAGVEVSSLWKLERKLNTIASFSLRSVESILSEDKSEIQRRLNWQIRFDNRDNFLFPRKGWNIGGDFQWVKGISGSPTDYYQWDISISRYLPVFERLVLAVRVETGFIDNQADKPPLVVMYRMGTETTVRGWSQSIGREFETPDGLIVFADYAKALASVELRVNLPWNFGLEFFADAGHLHETYHGLWNPDRFYVSAGPGITYSTFIGPVRFEFPFVIADPKGRFQPWDQPEKHFIIALLFAF from the coding sequence GTGAACCGACACTATTCCGTCATACTTGTTCTTTTGATGTGCATCCTGCCGGGATCATTGTATCCTTCCGACTTCCGGTACCAGGACAAACCGGTAGCCCGTGTGGAATTCAGCGGACATGAGTTTTTCAGCGACCGGGATTTAAACCGGATGATCTCCATTCAGTCCGATGGATTATTCAGAAAACGGCGGCTATTTAATCGGCGTGTGTTGAACAGGGATCTTGAGGAAATTCAGCGTAACTATATTGCCGAAGGATTTTTACAGTGCCGGATTTCAGATTCCCTGGCGCTGACGGACCGAAACCAGGTAAATATTACCATTGAAATACACGAAGGGCCCCGCTTTTATGTAAATACCTTTGAGGTGAGAGGAAATACTCTGATCTCTGACGAAGAGATCTTGTCCCTGATGAAAATCAAACCCGGTGATCCCTTCAAGCCCTTTGAATACCAGCGGGGACTTCAGTTGATTCAGGATGAATATGCTTCACGGGGACGCCCTTTTGTGGCGATTGAGGAGCAGATCCGGGAGGATGTCCGGATGGATATCAGTTTGCTCATCGACGAGGATGCGGTGTATTCCGTGGATAAAATTGAAATCACCGGCAATAAATCGGTCCTTGAAAAAACCATCCGGAAGGAAATCCTGGTGGAACCGGGAGATATCTTCGATCTGGAGGATATTAAAAAAAGTCGCCTGCACATTTTTGAATTGGGGGCTTTTAACAGCGTGAATATCATCCCGGTGAACCGGAATCCGGACAGTCTGACAGTGGGATTGAGAATTCGCGTGTCCGAATCTCTGCCAAGGCGCTGGGACGCAAATATCGGTGTCCGGCAGGGACGGATTGCGGAGTTGAATCAGACTTATCTTTTTACCCAGGTGGATTGGTTGCATAAAAATCTTTTCCACCGGGCAAGACGAATCCAGGCCAAGGGAAATTTTGGTATTGTATGGGATCAGGGAAACTTTTTCAGAAAAAGTACACCTTCCTATGGTGTCGATCTGTCGTATACCCGTCCCCGGATTTTATCCATGCGTTTCCCCACAACCGTGAAAGTCTATTACAACAAGGATGTCTATTCTCCCTTTACCCGGAATATTGATGAAAATGACGAGCTGATTACTGCCGGTGTGGAAGTCTCATCGCTATGGAAGTTGGAGCGAAAACTCAATACCATTGCCAGTTTCTCCCTTCGGAGTGTTGAAAGTATCCTGTCTGAAGATAAAAGTGAAATTCAGCGTCGTTTGAACTGGCAGATCCGTTTTGACAACAGGGACAATTTCCTTTTTCCGCGAAAGGGGTGGAATATCGGAGGGGATTTTCAATGGGTCAAGGGTATTTCAGGAAGTCCGACGGATTATTATCAGTGGGATATTTCCATCAGCAGATATCTGCCTGTTTTTGAAAGACTTGTCCTGGCAGTCCGGGTGGAAACGGGATTTATTGATAATCAGGCGGACAAACCACCTTTGGTTGTCATGTACCGGATGGGAACTGAAACCACCGTGAGGGGATGGTCTCAGTCCATCGGCCGGGAATTTGAAACACCGGACGGCTTGATTGTTTTTGCTGATTATGCCAAAGCCCTGGCAAGTGTGGAACTCAGAGTTAACCTCCCCTGGAATTTCGGCCTGGAATTTTTTGCAGATGCGGGACATTTACATGAAACATATCATGGATTGTGGAATCCGGACCGGTTTTATGTTAGTGCTGGTCCCGGCATCACCTATTCCACATTTATCGGTCCCGTCCGATTTGAATTCCCCTTTGTTATCGCGGACCCCAAAGGCAGATTTCAGCCTTGGGATCAGCCTGAGAAACACTTTATTATCGCTCTTTTATTTGCTTTTTGA
- a CDS encoding translocation/assembly module TamB domain-containing protein: MKQNKTHHPHHYPPKTIIPFILVFLLGLFVVVLFNPRFWFKPLSGYMTRQLKQHLNAEFLIGAVEGNFNRAIYADSLQILNNEQAFAFNADQVSVSYKNIVFLAMTRTIDTLSLVNPVLKSGPALSHQADENITGALMKILDEFPALKINTLLIHQGQMIRSQADGEELQIRDISGVFAVNTRGPRTRLDVRFLSFMIPEKKLTVDSLKFSVTASEGLVKIHNLSAWLDEMKINLSGKLQPVQALPFKGEVLIQQFHPSRWIPRFESYPDDVLDILVDFSGNRDHLRGNFSIQGLLAHDILRQCEGSIRLLHDRAELRHVTFKNTHLDAMIRDLSFDHGALSLDGHIDRIAFPKESPFADMTAAGDVTASGRFPDSLMIHYGLSGDYKNELSIDAIEGQVLYQNQRLVFVDTTRIRLPGLHLDLRGHIDSLSTLDLRFDMTANDFRYELNSSDLLELGDARIQGRLQGHVANPDISAIYLINEASLNHYRISRARGAASVGKVMNHPSGNLYMDLTGLEIPPYTINNGGTFLEFKNDTVLISSFSLNTDENRMEFIGKLTLDSLLIIQEFAANLRGNNLFLQSPVNINLRQNQVHVSPVTMQFNEGILKGEGSWDMSRRFLVNLQGESLDLSELLSVGTRKIDADGMMDFQLRLSGNQQAPILHFKGEVKDFIYGQYHFENLSADFTYRDSLLILEKADIAQNPRDYINLFGQFPLYLTYEDSLLLNFPRNDPFTLTMEVNQFSTGIFSSLHKTIQEIDGVANGIMTAGGSYRDPEFLLNLTLEDFRLNGFAFDRIQSRLEYENQMISIQNFALISKSGSYSLSGFYPVDLSLQPVSRRVNPQDSVSIRLVGRDSSLTYLEPMIRVVEGSQGDFITELELSGSPLKPSLNGQLLLEKSNLTIKNLLNPVRNVQGSFLVHDNTIDVNLKGNLEKDDPHLFNLNRDVAKNRNVSMTGRINIQNIFNPELDLRLRGKEIYIRSLNSRIDLIGDGDITIQGRDTIRAEGIYAAREGVLNFDFKRPDQNRIRQKRKRVFEYILEIPMDGNVFLRNELIDAELEGDIVLEKRAEEPQLLAGNLSVRSGKFYYYSAIFDIESGEITFDPYANNITLNFRAVTPVLDGSNQVIATLMGDIDKPSIELTDEKNIFTSQAEIIQLLTTGTVGSGQFVAGAAQSYLETIFEKELERTASEWGGFDRVDLKSQGSLFENPNLDSLTILLERRIGKNLYLSYEQALSNENANRSIELEYRLNRNFSIIGEADDESVSFSYRIRFQY; this comes from the coding sequence ATGAAACAGAACAAAACCCACCATCCCCATCATTATCCTCCGAAAACTATTATTCCTTTTATCCTGGTTTTTTTACTGGGGCTTTTTGTGGTTGTTCTCTTCAATCCCAGGTTTTGGTTCAAACCGCTCTCAGGGTATATGACCCGGCAGCTGAAACAACATCTGAATGCAGAGTTTCTGATTGGGGCCGTTGAAGGGAATTTTAACCGGGCTATTTATGCCGACTCCCTCCAAATTCTAAATAATGAACAGGCTTTTGCTTTTAATGCTGACCAGGTATCGGTCTCCTATAAAAATATAGTTTTCCTGGCCATGACCCGCACTATCGATACGCTGAGTCTCGTCAACCCGGTATTGAAATCGGGTCCGGCTCTTTCCCACCAGGCTGATGAAAATATTACCGGTGCCCTGATGAAAATACTTGATGAATTTCCTGCGCTCAAAATCAATACCCTCTTAATTCATCAAGGTCAGATGATTCGCTCTCAGGCAGATGGTGAAGAACTTCAAATACGGGATATTTCCGGTGTCTTTGCTGTCAATACACGGGGTCCGAGAACCCGGCTGGATGTCCGTTTCCTTTCGTTTATGATTCCTGAAAAAAAGCTGACTGTAGACAGCCTGAAATTTTCGGTGACCGCTTCGGAAGGACTTGTCAAGATTCATAATCTCTCTGCCTGGCTGGACGAGATGAAGATTAATCTCTCTGGAAAACTCCAGCCTGTTCAGGCTCTTCCCTTCAAAGGAGAAGTCCTTATACAGCAGTTTCATCCTTCCCGGTGGATCCCCCGGTTTGAATCGTATCCCGATGATGTGCTGGATATTCTCGTGGATTTTTCCGGGAACCGGGATCATTTGCGGGGAAATTTTTCCATTCAGGGTTTGCTGGCTCACGATATTCTGCGCCAGTGTGAAGGAAGTATCCGCCTTCTGCATGACAGGGCAGAACTCCGTCATGTGACTTTTAAAAACACACATCTCGATGCCATGATACGGGATTTAAGTTTTGATCATGGTGCCCTTAGTCTTGATGGCCATATTGACCGGATAGCCTTTCCTAAGGAATCTCCCTTTGCCGATATGACCGCTGCCGGTGATGTTACGGCTTCAGGTCGTTTCCCGGATTCACTGATGATTCATTATGGATTATCAGGTGATTATAAAAATGAGCTTTCAATAGATGCTATTGAAGGTCAGGTCCTCTATCAGAATCAAAGACTTGTTTTTGTGGATACAACGAGGATACGCCTTCCGGGTCTGCATTTGGATCTCAGAGGACATATTGATTCCTTGTCCACATTGGATCTCCGCTTTGATATGACAGCCAATGATTTCCGGTATGAATTGAATTCCTCGGACCTGCTTGAGCTTGGGGATGCAAGGATCCAGGGACGCCTGCAGGGACACGTGGCCAACCCCGACATATCAGCTATTTATCTTATCAATGAAGCCTCTCTGAATCATTATCGAATTTCACGGGCCCGGGGGGCGGCGTCTGTCGGCAAGGTCATGAATCATCCCTCAGGCAATCTCTATATGGATTTGACCGGGCTTGAAATTCCCCCCTATACTATCAATAATGGCGGCACGTTCCTTGAATTTAAGAATGATACGGTCCTGATCAGTTCGTTTTCACTCAATACAGATGAGAACCGGATGGAGTTTATCGGGAAACTCACACTGGACAGTCTGCTGATTATTCAGGAATTTGCCGCGAATCTCCGGGGAAACAATCTCTTTCTTCAATCCCCCGTTAATATAAATCTCAGGCAGAATCAGGTGCATGTTTCGCCTGTAACGATGCAATTTAATGAAGGAATCCTCAAAGGGGAAGGCTCGTGGGATATGTCCCGCCGGTTCCTTGTCAATCTCCAGGGTGAATCTCTGGATTTGTCTGAATTGCTGTCAGTGGGGACCCGAAAAATCGATGCCGATGGTATGATGGATTTTCAACTTCGCCTATCAGGCAATCAACAGGCTCCGATCCTTCATTTTAAAGGAGAAGTAAAAGATTTTATCTATGGTCAATATCACTTTGAAAACCTTTCGGCGGATTTTACCTACAGGGATTCACTCCTGATACTTGAAAAAGCCGACATTGCTCAAAATCCGCGGGATTATATTAACCTTTTCGGACAATTTCCCCTCTATCTTACCTATGAAGACAGCCTGCTGTTGAATTTTCCCCGGAATGATCCCTTTACTTTAACCATGGAGGTCAATCAGTTTTCCACCGGAATATTCTCATCACTCCACAAGACCATACAGGAGATTGACGGTGTAGCCAATGGGATTATGACAGCTGGTGGATCCTACCGGGATCCGGAATTTCTTTTAAATCTTACTCTGGAGGATTTTCGTCTGAATGGATTCGCTTTTGACAGGATTCAGTCCCGGTTGGAGTATGAAAATCAAATGATTTCTATACAAAATTTTGCTCTGATCAGCAAATCCGGCAGTTATTCTTTAAGTGGTTTCTATCCTGTGGATTTGAGCTTGCAGCCTGTCTCCCGCCGGGTTAATCCCCAAGACAGTGTATCAATCCGCCTGGTAGGAAGAGACAGCAGTTTGACCTACCTGGAACCCATGATTCGGGTAGTGGAAGGATCGCAGGGGGACTTTATTACGGAGCTTGAGCTCAGCGGTTCTCCTTTGAAACCGTCACTCAACGGTCAGCTTCTTCTGGAAAAAAGCAATCTGACTATCAAAAATCTCTTAAATCCGGTCCGGAATGTACAGGGAAGCTTTCTTGTGCATGACAATACCATTGATGTGAATCTCAAGGGAAATTTGGAAAAAGACGATCCCCATCTTTTTAACCTGAACAGGGATGTGGCTAAAAACCGAAATGTTTCCATGACGGGCCGGATCAATATCCAGAATATCTTTAATCCCGAACTGGATTTACGCTTGAGGGGAAAGGAAATTTATATCCGGAGTTTGAATAGCCGTATCGATCTGATCGGGGATGGGGATATCACCATTCAGGGCCGGGATACCATCAGGGCCGAGGGGATTTACGCCGCAAGGGAAGGGGTGTTGAACTTTGATTTTAAACGGCCGGACCAAAACAGAATCCGACAAAAGCGGAAACGTGTCTTTGAATATATCCTCGAAATACCTATGGACGGCAATGTCTTTTTACGGAATGAGTTGATTGACGCCGAACTGGAAGGCGACATTGTATTGGAAAAGCGGGCTGAGGAACCGCAGCTCCTGGCCGGCAACCTGTCCGTCCGTTCGGGAAAGTTTTACTACTACAGCGCCATTTTCGATATTGAATCAGGTGAAATCACCTTTGATCCCTATGCCAACAACATTACATTGAATTTCCGGGCTGTTACACCGGTCCTGGACGGCTCAAACCAGGTGATTGCTACCCTGATGGGAGATATTGATAAACCCTCTATTGAACTTACGGATGAGAAAAACATATTTACCTCACAGGCTGAAATCATCCAATTGTTGACAACAGGGACTGTCGGAAGTGGTCAGTTTGTGGCAGGGGCTGCCCAGAGTTACCTCGAGACTATTTTTGAAAAAGAACTTGAACGCACAGCCAGCGAATGGGGAGGATTTGATCGGGTGGACCTGAAATCCCAGGGTTCCCTTTTTGAAAATCCCAATCTGGATAGTCTGACGATTTTGCTGGAACGGCGTATCGGGAAGAATTTGTATTTGAGTTATGAACAGGCTTTAAGCAATGAAAACGCAAACAGAAGTATTGAATTGGAATACAGACTGAACCGGAATTTCTCCATTATTGGTGAAGCCGACGACGAGAGTGTTTCCTTTTCATACCGGATTCGCTTTCAGTATTAG
- the dnaK gene encoding molecular chaperone DnaK, with product MGKMIGIDLGTTNSCVAIMEGGEPKVLVNAEGGRTTPSVVAFKKNGERLVGASAKRQAITNPANTIFSIKRFMGRRYQEVGTEIHEVPFKVEKGPNDDVRVRVEDKLFSPPEISAMVLQKMKQIAEEYLGEKVTEAVITVPAYFNDSQRQATKDAGKIAGLEVKRIINEPTAAALAYGLDRKKEEKVAVFDLGGGTFDISILEIGDGVFEVKSTNGDTHLGGDDFDQKLIDYLVSEFKKQEGIDISKDPMAMQRLKEAAEKAKIELSSSMQTEINLPYLTADNTGPKHLNISLSRAKFEQLTSELVQRTKEPCINALKDAGLSKSDIDEVILVGGSTRIPAVQEMVKSIFNKEPNKSVNPDEVVAIGAAIQGGVLQGDVKDVLLLDVTPLSLGIETLGGVFTKLIERNTTIPTKKSEIFSTAADNQSTVEIHVLQGERSQAAYNKTLGRFILDGIPPAPRGIPQIEVTFDIDANGILNVSAKDKATGKEQNIRIEASSGLTEQEIEKMKREADAHAAEDEKWKKVVELRNQADTLIYQTRKQFDELGDKLTEDEKKPVEEALNELEKVKDSSDPDLLKSKIDDVTQKMMKISEKLYQHARQQESAQGAAGAEPAEGEKSSGGNGSEESVEDADFEVVDDQK from the coding sequence ATGGGTAAAATGATTGGAATTGACCTTGGGACCACAAATTCATGTGTTGCAATCATGGAAGGTGGCGAGCCGAAAGTATTGGTAAATGCTGAGGGCGGACGGACCACCCCTTCAGTGGTTGCGTTTAAAAAAAATGGTGAAAGGCTGGTGGGTGCTTCAGCCAAACGGCAGGCGATTACAAACCCGGCAAACACCATCTTTTCCATAAAACGTTTCATGGGGCGACGGTACCAGGAAGTGGGGACTGAAATTCATGAAGTTCCTTTTAAGGTTGAGAAAGGCCCCAATGATGATGTCCGTGTCCGGGTGGAAGACAAGTTATTTTCACCACCGGAAATCAGTGCCATGGTCCTGCAGAAAATGAAACAGATTGCCGAAGAATATCTGGGTGAAAAAGTGACGGAAGCGGTCATTACCGTGCCGGCCTATTTTAATGATTCCCAGCGGCAGGCTACAAAGGACGCCGGTAAAATTGCCGGACTTGAAGTGAAACGGATTATCAATGAACCGACGGCTGCGGCACTGGCTTACGGACTGGATCGGAAAAAGGAAGAAAAAGTTGCCGTCTTTGACTTAGGGGGTGGAACCTTTGACATTTCCATCCTGGAAATTGGCGACGGGGTTTTTGAAGTAAAATCCACAAACGGAGATACTCACCTGGGTGGTGATGACTTCGACCAGAAACTTATCGATTATCTCGTATCAGAGTTCAAGAAACAGGAAGGGATCGACATTTCGAAAGATCCCATGGCAATGCAGAGACTGAAAGAAGCAGCTGAAAAAGCTAAGATTGAGCTCTCTTCGTCCATGCAGACAGAAATCAATCTGCCCTATCTGACGGCAGATAATACAGGTCCCAAGCACCTGAATATTTCATTAAGCCGTGCTAAGTTCGAACAGCTCACCTCTGAACTGGTTCAGCGGACAAAGGAACCCTGTATAAATGCCCTGAAAGATGCAGGGTTATCCAAAAGTGATATTGATGAAGTGATTCTCGTTGGTGGGTCCACAAGAATCCCAGCCGTGCAGGAAATGGTGAAATCCATTTTCAATAAGGAACCTAATAAATCTGTGAACCCGGATGAAGTGGTGGCTATCGGAGCTGCCATTCAGGGTGGTGTGCTTCAGGGTGACGTGAAAGATGTCCTTCTTCTGGATGTTACACCTCTCTCTCTCGGTATTGAAACACTGGGTGGTGTCTTTACAAAACTGATTGAGCGGAATACAACCATCCCCACGAAGAAATCAGAAATATTCAGCACAGCTGCCGACAATCAGTCCACTGTGGAAATCCATGTCCTTCAGGGTGAACGTTCACAGGCAGCCTATAATAAGACTCTGGGACGTTTTATTCTGGACGGCATCCCGCCGGCTCCCCGTGGTATTCCTCAAATCGAAGTGACATTCGATATCGATGCCAATGGTATTCTGAATGTTTCAGCTAAAGATAAAGCCACCGGTAAAGAACAGAATATCCGGATTGAAGCCTCAAGCGGACTGACGGAACAGGAAATCGAGAAAATGAAGCGGGAAGCAGATGCGCACGCAGCGGAAGATGAAAAATGGAAGAAAGTGGTTGAACTAAGGAATCAGGCAGATACACTTATCTACCAGACCCGGAAGCAATTTGACGAACTGGGTGACAAACTGACGGAGGATGAAAAGAAGCCGGTTGAGGAAGCTCTGAATGAACTTGAAAAAGTCAAAGACAGCAGCGATCCGGATCTTTTGAAGAGCAAAATTGATGATGTGACACAGAAAATGATGAAAATATCCGAGAAACTCTATCAGCATGCCCGTCAACAGGAAAGTGCCCAGGGTGCTGCAGGTGCCGAACCGGCCGAAGGTGAAAAGAGTTCCGGCGGAAACGGTTCTGAAGAATCCGTGGAAGATGCGGACTTTGAAGTTGTGGACGATCAAAAATAA